Below is a genomic region from Triticum dicoccoides isolate Atlit2015 ecotype Zavitan chromosome 5A, WEW_v2.0, whole genome shotgun sequence.
ACCCTGATGCCGAGCAGCTCCACTGTTCCTTCTGCTAATGATGACTCTTTGGTGGCCCTTAAGGACAGCATTGCAACTGCTAGTTACCGTGGAAAAATCCAGATCCCTGAATCTGCAGTTAGCCTTCGGCGCAGCGCACGCTCAAATAAGTACGATGGCTTCCGGGTCCATGCTCTCTCTGACACTAAGAAAGCATCCAAGGTTAAACCAAGGCGCACTCCGGCGGCTCCTTCTTCAGTTGTTATCACGGAAATTGAGGATGATGCGGTGCCTCCTCCCACTCCTATCCAGGTGATCCAGCAAGTGGGCGTGCTCAAATGCGCCATCCCTGCGGACGAGCTGACTGAAGATGCGCTCATGGCCTCTTCTACTGCGGGGTCGTCCTCCTCTGCTTAACTTACTTGTGTTTTGCTTCTCATGGGTCTTTTGGTTAATTGGAACGTTTTATGCTGGAACATTCGCAGGTTAAATTCTGGCGACAAACATTTAGCTCTGTCTAATGCTATCGCTGCTAGTGCCTGTTCGGTTTTATGTCTGCAAGAAACTAAGAAACCAGTTACTGATCATGCGTTCATCAAATCATGTTGCCCTCGTCGTTTTGATCAGTTTGCTTTTGTTCCTTCGCGTGGGGCTTCTGGTGGGATTGTCACTATTTGGAATAGTGCTATTTTTACTGGTACGATCATTGCTTCAGAGGAATTTGCCCGGGTCATCAGATTTCAATCCACACAATCCTCACAGTCCTGGACTCTTGTGAATATTTATGGACCCTGCCAGGGTGACCCACGTACAACTTATACCAACTGGTTGTTTTCCTTATCTATTCCGACAAATGAAGATTGGCTTCTCGTGGGGGACTTCAACTATATCCGCAGCCCAGATAACCGTAATAAAACGGGAGGGAACGTAAATGATATGATCACATTTAATGATTTCACACGATCACAAAGTTTGGTTGAATTACCAATCAAGGGTCGCACTTTTACATGGAGTAACATGCAACAAGATCCCCTCTTAGAACAGCTTGACTGGTTCTTTACTTCTTGTAATTGGACACATGCTTACCCTAATACCATTGTTAAACCTTTAGGTAAGCCTGTGTCAGACCACATCCCGTGTGTTATCACAATTGAAACCACGATTCCACGGAGTAAACTTTTCCGATTCGAGCCGTACTGGATTGAGCACCCTGGTTTCATGGAAACTGTCCAAGCAGCTTGGGATAAGCCAGTCAGAGCGACCAACAGTGCAACTATCCTCTGCAGAAAATTCAAACACTTGCATCACTGCCTGAAACGTTGGAGCAAGAACATCTCCCGCCTATCCATTGCCATTACCAACTCCAATAAGGCTTTTTCTGATTTGGATGCAATTGAAAACAAAAGGAGTCTGACCATTCATGAGACCAATTTTCGAACTATCCTCAAAGCACACATTTTGCGACTTCTATCATACCAGAAACAATATTGGAAGAAAAGATGCACCATTCGCTGGGTTCGTTTTGGTGATGAGAACTCCAAGTTTTTTCAGGCCATGGCGTCAGAAAGATACAGAAGGAATAATATCGCCTCCCTCACCCTCCAAGATGGCACGGTTGCTGAAGATCATGCGAGCAAGGAGTCTGTTATCTTTCATTCCTTCAAAGAACGACTGGGTACCTCATCCAAGCATGAGATGAAATTTAATCTTGCTAGTATTATTAAGAGGATCGATGGTCTTGACGCTTTAACTGTACCATTCACAAGGCAGGAGATCGATCTTGTTATCAAAGAAATGCCGGCCGACAGGGCACCAGGACCAGATGGATTCAATGGCTCATTCCTCAAATCTGGTTGGCACATAATAAAAGAAgacttctatgctttatgtgatcagTTCTTTGATGGAGGACTCAATCTTGAGAGCATTAATGATGGTTATATTACTCTCATTCCCAAAGTTTCCACACCACAAGGAGTTAACGACTTCCGACCCATCACTCTTCTTAATTGTTGTCTTAAAGTCATCACTAAACTCCTGGCTAATCGGTTGCAAAAAGTTATTTTGAAGATCATACACCGTAACCAGTACGGTTTTTTGAAAAAGAGGTCCATCCAAGACTGCCTTGCATGGGCATTTGAATATATATATCAATGCCAAAATTCTAAGCAACCAATTGTTTTACTTAAGTTGGACTTCGCCAAAGCATTCGATACCATAGAACATGAGGCCATGATTGAAATTATGAAGAACATGGGATTCAATGATAAGTGGTTCGGCTGGATCAAAGACATTTTTTCCTCGGGCAAATCCTCTGTTCTCCTTAATGGAGTGCCAGGTCGTCAATTCCACTGCAAATGTGGTGTTCGACAGGGGGATCCCCTGTCCCCCCTCATTTTTGTCCTTGCCGCTGACCTACTTCAAGCGGCTATAAATGATTCTTATAGGAGAAATGATTTGAAACTGCCTTTCAATCGACCCAACCAATCAGACTATCCGCTCATACAGTATGCTAACGATACAATCATGTTACTACCGGCCTGTGCTGATCAAGCTATTCTAGTCAAACAAATTCTAACTGATTATGCAACTTCCATTGGGCTCAAAATCAACTTCCACAAGTCAACCCTTGTTCCTCTGAACTATGATGCTGCCACTGCTCAACATATTGCTCAAATATTTGGCTGTGTGATAGGAAAGCTACCTTTCACTTACCTGGGCCTACCCATGGGTACTTCGAAACCAACGGTACAAGATCTAATGCCTCTAGTATGTGGAGTTGAACGACGTCTCTCCTCCACCTTGTCGATGATATCTTACGGAGGTAAATTGTCATTGTTGAATTCTGTCATCACGTCCTTAATAATCTTTG
It encodes:
- the LOC119299287 gene encoding uncharacterized protein LOC119299287, with amino-acid sequence MASERYRRNNIASLTLQDGTVAEDHASKESVIFHSFKERLGTSSKHEMKFNLASIIKRIDGLDALTVPFTRQEIDLVIKEMPADRAPGPDGFNGSFLKSGWHIIKEDFYALCDQFFDGGLNLESINDGYITLIPKVSTPQGVNDFRPITLLNCCLKVITKLLANRLQKVILKIIHRNQYGFLKKRSIQDCLAWAFEYIYQCQNSKQPIVLLKLDFAKAFDTIEHEAMIEIMKNMGFNDKWFGWIKDIFSSVGLKINFHKSTLVPLNYDAATAQHIAQIFGCVIGKLPFTYLGLPMGTSKPTVQDLMPLVCGVERRLSSTLSMISYGGKLSLLNSVITSLIIFALCTLKLLYSHWDVPWVELIWSTYYVDKIPHASDPCGSFWWKDILKLTPTYRGISHVVVHSGNMVLMWKDLWLDEVLAESHPRAFSYAKLEDISVRNLVGSQNLNETFHLPLSMQAHDELRHIQEITAHVGNQVDEVERDQWCYAWGTDVYTAKSYYKFYFRDVSTHKAYKWLWKSSATMKIKVFGWLLLSDRLDTRNMLKRRHYKIGDNYGCILCGTNDEETLEHMIFHCPFSKACWDTLHIHWATQGDRLFWIQEAKTAWNNPMFMEIFLYASWSLWKEKNNKHFRSIAPSISSWATRFKEDFSLLTHRAKERHRGFVPSFLEYFVHP